A part of Miscanthus floridulus cultivar M001 chromosome 6, ASM1932011v1, whole genome shotgun sequence genomic DNA contains:
- the LOC136459806 gene encoding nuclear transcription factor Y subunit B-1-like encodes MADHHHGQPPDGDGRRAGLVGGAGGGGDLEIKEQDRLLPIANVGRIMKQILPPNAKISKEAKETMQECVSEFISFVTGEASDKCHKEKRKTVNGDDVCWAFDALGFDDYVDPMRRYLDKYRVLEGDRAAAAASSRGGGGPGGPGGGPPDHHPASTSSAAGPSAAAGHFMFGAAMDRPDNNTSSRPF; translated from the coding sequence ATGGCCGACCACCACCACGGGCAGCCGCCGGACGGGGACGGGCGGCGGGCGGGCCTGGTGGGCGGCGCCGGAGGAGGGGGTGACCTGGAGATCAAGGAGCAGGACCGGCTGCTGCCCATCGCCAACGTCGGCCGCATCATGAAGCAGATCCTGCCGCCCAACGCCAAGATCTCCAAGGAGGCCAAGGAGACGATGCAGGAGTGCGTCTCCGAGTTCATCAGCTTCGTCACCGGCGAGGCCTCCGACAAGTGCCACAAGGAGAAGCGCAAGACCGTCAACGGCGACGACGTCTGCTGGGCCTTCGACGCCCTCGGCTTCGACGACTACGTCGACCCCATGCGCAGGTACCTCGACAAGTACCGCGTGCTCGAGGGAgaccgcgccgccgcagccgcatCCTCCCGCGGTGGCGGAGGACCCGGCGGACCAGGCGGAGGGCCCCCCGACCACCACCCTGCTTCCACCTCGTCCGCCGCCGGTCCCAGCGCCGCAGCCGGTCATTTCATGTTCGGCGCCGCCATGGACCGCCCCGACAACAACACCTCCTCCAGGCCCTTTTAA